The Candidatus Saccharibacteria bacterium oral taxon 488 genome has a segment encoding these proteins:
- a CDS encoding nuclear transport factor 2 family protein, whose product MKNEVMKVFNAYTEALSKGDVEAVFETMSDDIVWHMGGEGPLSGIVKGKQALGERLGEFIKRSNGTFRVITNWAASNDCFVAASVVSLAEKEGEKLNDPGIDLFKIDNGKIQEVWTFAEQQDEEDKFWE is encoded by the coding sequence ATGAAAAATGAGGTCATGAAAGTATTTAATGCTTATACAGAAGCATTATCAAAGGGAGACGTTGAAGCAGTTTTTGAAACGATGTCCGATGATATTGTATGGCACATGGGAGGAGAGGGTCCACTTTCAGGAATTGTTAAAGGAAAACAGGCGCTAGGAGAGCGTCTAGGAGAATTTATCAAAAGAAGTAATGGTACATTTAGAGTAATTACAAATTGGGCTGCAAGTAATGACTGTTTTGTGGCTGCCAGTGTCGTTTCTTTAGCTGAAAAAGAAGGTGAAAAACTAAATGACCCGGGTATTGACCTATTCAAAATAGATAATGGCAAGATACAAGAAGTGTGGACTTTTGCAGAACAACAAGACGAAGAAGATAAGTTTTGGGAATAA
- a CDS encoding glutamate--tRNA ligase — protein sequence MTTRTRFAPSPTGFLHVGGIRTALFAFLVARQAGGQFILRLEDTDKAREVAGSREHLIASLKALHLDYDEGPDIGGPHGPYVQSQRLEHYRQWAQKLIDADRAYADPYTPEQIQAFRDAAQAEKRAFRYRDHRPDNPPAWDGTTPLRFKAEPKSYTYHDEVMGDVTTSPEVVDDFILIKSDGYPTYNFAHIIDDAEMNITHVIRGQEFISSMPNYLALYEALGLPRPVFAHLPHIMNEQGNKKLGKRDGAKDVLDYIRDGYLPEALDSFIATMGWNDGTEQETFTMSELTAKFSLSRVQRSGARFDEKRLLWTNGQFIRSLTLDDLAERVNDFWPDSAVGADEEYRRRVLALAQDRVKTLRDLGGFGYFFAEPEINMELIDGNKQLKKLSESERRRLLETAHHELTTLTDWTPDTIQTRLNELLEITGQKPGILFSLIRIAITWAPFSPQLNDTLALIGRERTLARLERGITAFSAGVSLSVIATP from the coding sequence ATGACTACACGCACTCGTTTCGCACCCTCGCCAACAGGGTTTTTACACGTTGGCGGCATTCGCACGGCATTATTTGCTTTTCTCGTCGCCCGGCAGGCCGGCGGCCAATTTATCCTGCGCCTCGAAGACACTGACAAGGCCCGCGAAGTTGCCGGCAGCCGCGAGCATCTCATCGCCAGCCTCAAGGCGCTGCACCTCGACTACGACGAAGGGCCAGACATTGGTGGGCCACACGGACCGTACGTCCAAAGCCAGCGGCTCGAGCATTACCGCCAGTGGGCACAAAAATTAATTGACGCCGACCGCGCTTACGCTGATCCGTACACGCCCGAGCAAATCCAAGCGTTTCGTGACGCCGCTCAGGCCGAGAAGCGTGCCTTTCGCTACCGCGACCATCGCCCCGACAATCCACCAGCTTGGGATGGCACCACGCCGCTGCGGTTCAAGGCTGAGCCCAAAAGCTACACCTATCACGACGAGGTCATGGGTGACGTCACCACCAGCCCCGAGGTCGTTGACGACTTCATCCTCATCAAGTCTGACGGCTACCCGACCTACAATTTTGCCCACATCATCGACGACGCCGAGATGAATATCACTCACGTCATTCGCGGCCAAGAATTCATCTCCAGCATGCCAAATTATCTGGCACTCTACGAAGCACTGGGCTTGCCGCGGCCCGTGTTCGCGCATCTGCCACACATCATGAACGAGCAGGGTAACAAGAAATTAGGCAAGCGCGACGGCGCCAAAGACGTGCTGGATTATATCCGTGATGGCTATCTGCCAGAGGCGCTGGATAGCTTTATCGCCACCATGGGCTGGAACGACGGCACCGAGCAAGAGACCTTCACCATGAGCGAATTGACCGCCAAATTCAGCCTCAGCCGCGTGCAGCGCTCGGGCGCTCGCTTTGACGAAAAGCGGCTGCTGTGGACGAATGGGCAGTTTATCCGCTCGCTGACGCTGGATGATTTGGCCGAGCGGGTTAATGATTTTTGGCCGGACAGCGCAGTTGGGGCAGACGAGGAGTATCGCCGGCGCGTCCTAGCGCTGGCGCAAGACCGCGTAAAAACCCTGCGTGACCTCGGTGGATTTGGCTACTTTTTTGCGGAGCCCGAGATTAACATGGAACTTATTGACGGCAACAAGCAGCTCAAGAAGTTATCTGAGAGCGAACGGCGCAGGCTGCTAGAGACTGCCCACCACGAACTCACCACGCTCACCGATTGGACACCAGACACAATTCAAACTCGGCTAAACGAACTGCTGGAAATCACAGGCCAAAAGCCCGGCATTCTCTTTAGTCTCATCCGCATCGCCATCACCTGGGCGCCGTTTAGCCCGCAGCTGAATGACACGCTGGCGCTGATCGGCCGCGAGCGCACGCTGGCGCGGCTTGAGCGGGGAATTACCGCGTTCTCGGCGGGCGTGAGTCTATCAGTAATTGCTACGCCATAG
- a CDS encoding NUDIX domain-containing protein codes for MSELAPPVITQLATEASPGTRCQEATITFPVRDDEVLLGMKKRGHGVNYLNGFGGKLQPGETPLDATVRELKEESGLEADPSAIEPTGILTVMGSGKPMVIYLSRCLSWQGTPEETEEMRPAWFTVGHKLTNGTLVNHLPLETMWPNDRLWIIAAILGRKACYDLTITDSLATLQTARPHADDPWQPHQPRLPESIHQTLSM; via the coding sequence ATGTCAGAGCTCGCCCCTCCCGTGATTACTCAACTAGCCACCGAAGCGTCGCCTGGCACACGATGCCAAGAAGCGACCATTACCTTTCCTGTTAGGGATGACGAGGTGCTACTCGGTATGAAAAAGCGTGGGCATGGCGTCAACTATCTCAATGGGTTTGGCGGTAAACTTCAGCCAGGAGAGACTCCACTCGACGCCACCGTCCGTGAGCTCAAAGAAGAATCCGGTCTCGAGGCAGACCCCAGTGCCATTGAGCCGACGGGCATCTTGACTGTTATGGGAAGCGGCAAGCCGATGGTCATTTACTTGTCGCGCTGCCTCAGTTGGCAGGGAACGCCCGAGGAGACGGAGGAGATGCGGCCAGCATGGTTTACTGTCGGCCATAAGCTCACAAACGGAACACTCGTCAACCACTTGCCCCTGGAAACAATGTGGCCAAATGACAGGCTTTGGATCATCGCGGCTATCCTTGGACGCAAAGCTTGCTATGACCTCACCATAACCGACAGCCTGGCAACACTTCAGACTGCACGGCCTCACGCTGATGATCCATGGCAGCCTCATCAGCCTCGGCTACCAGAGAGCATACATCAAACCCTATCAATGTAG
- a CDS encoding DUF4367 domain-containing protein produces MNKQIIHKTVHKTAGQKSTTLSRRHVAAPSHAKRRLASRPDVTRNTTVPMSVHVNKFAPSAPTIPPQPTKRDRPAEPHPTVVRAQARAAEQPHQTTRTATRRSPTTPPHHSTRIIQPNQAPAKQHPAILAPKPAAVLKNEAITEALQRATTPQKAPRRAKKPKSRIGRWLQVASVGLAIMLIGGYFTYLGMPNISTRIAAIQSGVNAKYPGYRPTGYALSGPITFKSGEVRMKFAYADGGQSYTITQQKSSLNSAALKETLTADGGDVQTTTAGGLTIYSTDRTASWINGGVLYQITLGGALSSEQITKIATSL; encoded by the coding sequence ATGAACAAACAAATCATCCATAAAACCGTCCATAAAACTGCCGGTCAAAAGTCAACGACGCTCAGTCGCCGCCATGTTGCTGCGCCGTCGCACGCCAAGCGTCGCCTGGCCAGCCGTCCTGACGTCACACGAAACACTACAGTCCCGATGAGCGTTCATGTCAATAAATTTGCACCGTCCGCGCCAACCATCCCGCCACAACCAACCAAACGCGACCGTCCAGCCGAACCGCACCCGACTGTCGTGCGCGCCCAGGCTCGTGCTGCCGAGCAGCCTCATCAGACCACCCGAACTGCAACTCGCCGCAGTCCGACCACACCGCCTCATCACTCGACTCGTATCATCCAGCCAAACCAAGCTCCAGCCAAACAGCATCCGGCGATCCTCGCACCCAAGCCAGCCGCCGTTCTCAAAAATGAAGCCATCACCGAAGCCCTGCAGCGTGCAACCACGCCGCAAAAAGCACCGCGCCGCGCTAAAAAACCAAAGAGCCGCATCGGTCGCTGGCTGCAAGTCGCCTCCGTCGGCTTGGCTATCATGCTGATCGGTGGTTATTTTACGTATCTTGGCATGCCTAACATCTCCACCCGTATCGCCGCCATCCAATCTGGTGTTAACGCCAAATACCCCGGCTATCGACCGACCGGCTATGCCCTCAGCGGCCCGATTACCTTCAAGAGCGGGGAAGTCCGCATGAAATTCGCCTACGCTGACGGCGGCCAATCTTACACCATCACCCAGCAAAAAAGTTCGCTCAATTCCGCCGCCCTCAAAGAGACCCTGACCGCCGACGGCGGCGACGTCCAGACCACCACCGCCGGCGGTCTGACTATTTACAGCACCGACCGGACGGCCAGCTGGATCAATGGCGGCGTCCTCTACCAAATCACCCTCGGCGGGGCATTGTCAAGCGAGCAGATCACCAAAATTGCCACTAGTTTATAA
- a CDS encoding response regulator, with amino-acid sequence MAIKTILCVEDDRFIGEMYVRSLQKAGYDVTWVVDGNDGLVMARSQPFDLIILDLMLPEQRGDQILDALRSDDTDLIPNSKILIMTNFEQDDATKSAIMNRVDGYLIKADITPRKLIDVVNKMG; translated from the coding sequence ATGGCGATCAAAACAATCTTGTGCGTTGAGGACGACCGCTTTATCGGCGAGATGTATGTGCGTAGCCTGCAAAAAGCTGGCTATGACGTGACGTGGGTGGTCGATGGTAATGACGGGCTAGTCATGGCCCGGAGTCAGCCGTTTGACTTGATCATCCTTGATCTAATGCTACCTGAACAGCGCGGCGACCAAATCTTGGACGCTCTGCGCTCTGATGATACCGACCTGATTCCCAACAGTAAAATCCTCATCATGACTAACTTTGAGCAGGACGACGCCACCAAATCCGCCATCATGAACCGCGTTGACGGCTACCTCATCAAGGCCGACATCACGCCCCGCAAGCTGATCGACGTCGTCAACAAGATGGGCTAG
- a CDS encoding HAD-IB family hydrolase has translation MKQQKFAVFDIDGTLIRGGLYRQLVLGLIDAGAIPEVHASIIQQKLLSWKRRESKDAYDEYELSLVNAIASSLANIPTAVFDEVVSSIVERELDHVYTYTRHRLRELKQAGYFLIAISGSQQELVEPFAKKYGFDAWASQVYERRGDTFTGTIITKTYTNKDKILQGIIDKHGLTLTGSYAFGDSEGDRHLLAMVEHPVVFNPTEKLLEIAKTNGWPIVLERKSVVFELKKGKHGYFLAQAGKI, from the coding sequence ATGAAGCAGCAGAAATTCGCAGTTTTTGATATCGATGGTACGCTTATTCGTGGCGGGCTGTACCGGCAGTTGGTGCTTGGACTGATTGATGCTGGCGCCATCCCCGAGGTCCACGCCTCGATCATTCAGCAAAAATTGCTCAGCTGGAAACGGCGAGAGTCAAAAGACGCCTATGATGAGTACGAACTGAGTTTGGTCAACGCTATTGCCAGCTCGCTCGCTAACATCCCGACCGCGGTGTTTGACGAGGTGGTAAGTAGCATTGTCGAGAGGGAGCTCGACCACGTTTACACCTACACGCGGCATCGCCTACGCGAGCTAAAGCAGGCGGGCTATTTTCTGATCGCTATCTCTGGTTCGCAGCAAGAGTTAGTCGAGCCATTTGCTAAAAAATACGGCTTTGACGCCTGGGCGTCTCAGGTGTATGAACGACGCGGCGACACATTTACCGGCACAATCATCACCAAAACGTATACCAATAAAGACAAGATCCTCCAAGGAATTATTGATAAGCACGGGCTAACGCTCACTGGTAGTTATGCCTTTGGTGACAGCGAAGGCGATCGGCACCTCCTGGCGATGGTTGAGCATCCCGTCGTCTTTAATCCAACGGAAAAACTACTTGAAATTGCCAAAACCAACGGCTGGCCAATTGTCCTGGAGCGTAAAAGCGTGGTGTTTGAACTCAAGAAAGGCAAACATGGATACTTTTTGGCGCAAGCAGGAAAAATCTAA
- the xth gene encoding exodeoxyribonuclease III codes for MRLFSWNVNGIRAVINKGEFARFLQTYDPDIVCLQETKAARDQVEIDLPEYHEHFYSAAKKGYSGTAIFSKIRPLHWRDGLPPHIIERFNLTGDQYGNPADEGRIITAEFDDFWVVTCYTPNSKGDLSRLKLRHEQWDPAVLAYLEELELVKPVLYCGDMNVAHQEIDLANPKPNVGKHGFTDEEREGFQNYLDAGFVDTFRAAFPEKTEAYTWWTHWANARARNVGWRIDYWLASREIAGRVKNPEIHAEQMGSDHCPVSIEVEV; via the coding sequence ATGCGATTATTCTCTTGGAACGTCAATGGCATCCGCGCCGTCATCAACAAGGGTGAGTTTGCCCGTTTTCTGCAGACGTACGATCCAGACATTGTATGCCTGCAAGAAACTAAGGCCGCCCGCGACCAGGTAGAAATCGATTTGCCCGAGTATCACGAGCATTTCTATTCAGCCGCCAAAAAAGGCTATTCCGGCACAGCGATTTTCTCAAAAATCCGGCCGCTACACTGGCGCGACGGGCTGCCGCCACACATCATTGAGCGGTTTAATTTAACCGGCGATCAGTATGGCAATCCGGCGGACGAGGGGCGTATCATCACTGCCGAGTTCGACGATTTTTGGGTGGTGACCTGTTATACACCAAATTCGAAAGGGGATTTAAGCCGGCTGAAATTACGTCATGAACAATGGGATCCGGCAGTGCTGGCCTATCTGGAGGAATTGGAGCTAGTCAAGCCAGTGCTATACTGCGGCGATATGAACGTGGCGCATCAAGAAATTGACCTGGCAAATCCAAAGCCTAATGTCGGCAAGCACGGCTTCACTGACGAGGAGCGGGAAGGTTTTCAGAATTATCTGGACGCTGGATTTGTCGATACCTTCCGGGCAGCTTTCCCTGAGAAGACCGAAGCTTACACCTGGTGGACGCACTGGGCCAACGCCCGGGCGCGCAATGTCGGCTGGCGGATTGACTATTGGCTAGCATCGCGCGAAATCGCCGGGCGTGTCAAAAATCCTGAGATTCACGCCGAACAAATGGGCAGTGACCACTGCCCGGTGAGCATCGAGGTTGAGGTATGA
- a CDS encoding D-alanyl-D-alanine carboxypeptidase family protein has protein sequence MKITKRLRERKLLLGLGAVLIIASSAVATYFTLRHFNPPRTTAQQPISQEQPAPTPKEKDPDSPKTPAPAAPITIALPNATPIPARIVNSADDADLWKIANKSRAFANPRYQPSDLRLVSVPTLPGRGQDERSLRAVLMPDLEKLVAAARAAGVTLRVGSGYRSYATQASLFASYARRHGEAEASRFSSRPGHSEHQSGLAVDFAGADQTCWVDDCFERTTAGKWLAAHAHEYGFILRYPKGKESITGYQYEPWHFRYVGRELAGALHQSGLTMEEAWSYIEEAMTKLKQRGTQ, from the coding sequence ATGAAAATTACCAAACGCTTGAGGGAACGTAAGCTGCTCCTTGGCCTGGGTGCCGTGCTGATCATCGCCAGTAGTGCTGTAGCGACTTATTTCACCCTCCGTCATTTCAACCCGCCGCGTACCACTGCCCAGCAGCCTATCAGCCAAGAGCAGCCCGCGCCGACACCCAAAGAAAAAGATCCCGACAGCCCGAAAACTCCAGCACCAGCTGCACCAATTACCATCGCTCTGCCAAACGCTACACCGATCCCCGCTCGCATTGTCAACAGTGCCGATGACGCCGATCTCTGGAAAATTGCTAACAAATCCCGAGCCTTCGCCAATCCTCGCTATCAGCCCAGCGACCTCCGCCTCGTCAGCGTGCCGACATTACCCGGCCGCGGTCAGGATGAGCGCTCGCTCCGCGCCGTCCTCATGCCTGATCTCGAGAAATTAGTCGCCGCTGCCCGCGCCGCCGGCGTCACCCTCCGCGTCGGCTCAGGCTACCGCAGTTACGCCACCCAAGCCTCACTCTTTGCCAGCTACGCCCGCCGACATGGCGAGGCCGAAGCCAGCCGCTTTAGCTCGCGCCCCGGCCACAGCGAACACCAATCAGGCCTAGCCGTCGACTTTGCTGGCGCCGATCAAACCTGCTGGGTGGATGATTGTTTCGAACGAACCACCGCCGGCAAATGGCTAGCCGCTCATGCCCACGAATACGGTTTTATTCTGCGCTACCCGAAGGGTAAGGAATCGATCACCGGCTATCAATACGAGCCATGGCATTTTCGCTACGTCGGGCGGGAACTAGCGGGCGCTCTGCATCAGTCGGGCTTGACGATGGAGGAGGCTTGGTCGTATATTGAAGAAGCAATGACCAAACTCAAACAGCGAGGAACACAATAA
- a CDS encoding DUF3048 domain-containing protein, protein MHIKNPRPATAAKKPTVKSAKLEPASPNAPAKKRSFAQWCKKHLWAIVLITASLVIAGIFIVAINSVQHDGGLPFFTAKKKPTKFYSPLTGLEVADEAATKQPVTGVMIENSPDARPQSGLSRAGIVYEAVAEGGITRFLAVYQGAKPALIGPVRSLRLYYLSWGAQYQASIAHVGGSSNALDTVRSSGYRDIDQFFNGGSYWRASDRRAPHNVYTSGEKLDALNAAKGFKESSFTGFKRGDGKPAETPNATTIQLNFSGATYNTAYAYNKATNTYKRSLAGAPHADREGGQIAPRVVIALEAPLERRVGPDGYEDTVTIGSGKATVFQNGTATAATWKKDSLTAPLKLLDENGKDFTLNRGQTWIGVFTPGRGSVTWR, encoded by the coding sequence ATGCACATCAAGAATCCTCGCCCAGCCACCGCGGCCAAAAAACCGACGGTAAAATCAGCTAAACTTGAGCCGGCATCACCAAACGCCCCGGCCAAAAAACGCTCGTTTGCCCAATGGTGTAAAAAGCACTTGTGGGCGATTGTCCTCATCACCGCCTCGCTGGTTATCGCTGGTATTTTCATCGTCGCTATCAATTCTGTCCAGCACGACGGCGGTCTACCGTTCTTCACTGCCAAGAAAAAGCCAACCAAATTCTACTCACCGCTCACCGGCCTCGAGGTCGCTGATGAAGCGGCCACCAAGCAACCCGTCACTGGTGTCATGATCGAGAACAGTCCCGACGCTCGCCCACAGTCCGGCTTATCAAGAGCTGGCATTGTCTACGAGGCGGTTGCCGAGGGCGGCATCACGCGCTTCCTCGCTGTCTATCAGGGCGCCAAGCCAGCCCTCATCGGCCCAGTCCGTAGCCTTCGCCTCTATTACCTCAGCTGGGGGGCACAATACCAAGCCTCCATCGCCCATGTTGGCGGCAGCTCAAACGCCCTCGACACCGTCCGCAGCAGCGGCTACCGCGACATCGACCAATTCTTTAACGGCGGCAGTTATTGGCGGGCCAGCGACCGCCGCGCCCCACACAATGTCTACACATCCGGTGAGAAACTTGATGCCCTCAACGCCGCTAAAGGCTTCAAAGAGTCATCATTTACCGGCTTCAAGCGCGGTGATGGCAAACCGGCCGAAACACCGAACGCCACTACCATCCAGCTCAATTTTAGCGGCGCCACCTACAACACCGCCTATGCTTATAACAAGGCAACCAACACCTATAAACGCTCGCTAGCTGGCGCGCCGCACGCCGATCGGGAAGGCGGCCAGATCGCCCCACGCGTCGTCATTGCTCTCGAAGCACCGCTCGAGCGACGCGTCGGGCCAGATGGCTACGAGGACACCGTCACCATTGGCTCGGGCAAGGCGACCGTCTTCCAAAACGGTACCGCTACGGCTGCCACCTGGAAGAAAGACAGTCTCACCGCACCGCTCAAACTGCTTGATGAAAATGGTAAAGACTTTACCCTGAATCGCGGCCAAACATGGATCGGCGTCTTTACGCCCGGGCGGGGATCCGTCACGTGGCGATGA
- a CDS encoding PEGA domain-containing protein, translating to MYRKQKRGLELARRTLIYTIMVLAVCTLAFILIFHTLGYQLDLKTQTVEQRALVQYDSRPQGARVSVDGMELGKTHIKGMLPEGQHQFSMRLDGYDEWRKVVEVKAGTLTWLSYARLVPSERVVSSVKEFSSLASVRFSPNWRFMLGVMQATDAPKIVWGDLRDSDKPKFNEVTLDTSVVAGYGGQSTAHALKIVEWDSGNRYAILKHTYVVEGQGEKVQWLKVDRENKTVVDIAKVIGLELKDVRFLGESGNELYVLQSSGELRRADLNAATISAPLISHVQSFSVYGTDYITYVGTNGTSKLQLAGIWRKDWTEPVVVRRQTEAEASTPLMIKFSRYDNKDVLVVGVGSAVTLHMGAALDGSSSSASKLLSRVKSITAGEQLTELDLSGTGRFVLMRTGAGFMSYDIERQSMSHDTALPTGTVLDWLDDYHVWSVEGGKLVMREFDGANQSTMLEASEGFDASLSHDGDWLYAFRRADNGTVTMSRLRMTIKR from the coding sequence ATGTATCGAAAGCAAAAGCGCGGCCTAGAACTTGCTCGCAGGACGCTGATCTACACAATTATGGTACTGGCGGTATGTACGCTGGCATTTATTTTGATTTTTCATACGCTTGGCTATCAGCTAGATCTCAAGACACAGACAGTTGAGCAGCGGGCGCTGGTGCAGTATGATTCGCGGCCGCAAGGCGCACGGGTGTCCGTCGATGGCATGGAGCTCGGCAAGACGCATATCAAGGGCATGCTTCCCGAGGGGCAGCATCAATTTTCCATGCGGCTGGATGGCTATGACGAGTGGCGCAAAGTTGTCGAGGTCAAGGCCGGCACGCTGACCTGGCTATCATACGCGCGGCTAGTGCCGAGCGAGCGAGTGGTGAGCTCGGTCAAGGAATTTTCGTCGCTGGCCTCGGTGCGATTTTCGCCAAATTGGCGGTTCATGCTGGGTGTGATGCAAGCGACCGATGCGCCAAAGATCGTTTGGGGCGATTTGCGCGATTCGGATAAGCCAAAGTTTAATGAGGTGACGCTGGATACGTCGGTGGTGGCAGGCTATGGCGGTCAGTCGACGGCGCATGCGCTCAAGATTGTTGAGTGGGATTCCGGTAATCGCTACGCCATTCTCAAACACACCTACGTGGTCGAAGGCCAAGGCGAAAAGGTCCAGTGGCTGAAAGTCGACCGCGAGAATAAGACAGTGGTTGATATCGCGAAAGTGATCGGGCTGGAGCTAAAAGACGTGCGCTTCCTCGGTGAGAGCGGCAACGAACTGTATGTACTACAATCGAGCGGTGAACTGCGGCGAGCGGACTTAAACGCGGCGACGATTTCTGCGCCGCTGATCAGTCATGTGCAATCGTTCTCGGTGTATGGTACGGATTATATCACCTACGTCGGGACGAATGGCACGAGCAAGCTGCAGCTGGCGGGTATTTGGCGTAAGGACTGGACTGAGCCAGTGGTCGTGCGGCGACAGACTGAGGCGGAGGCTTCGACGCCGTTGATGATCAAGTTCTCGCGCTATGATAATAAAGATGTGCTGGTGGTTGGCGTTGGCTCGGCGGTGACGCTGCACATGGGCGCGGCGCTGGACGGGTCGAGCTCGTCGGCATCAAAATTACTCAGCCGCGTCAAGTCGATCACCGCCGGCGAGCAACTGACTGAACTAGATCTGAGCGGTACCGGGCGGTTTGTCTTGATGCGAACGGGGGCTGGTTTTATGAGTTATGATATTGAACGGCAGTCGATGTCGCACGATACGGCGCTGCCGACGGGGACGGTGCTTGACTGGCTGGATGATTATCACGTGTGGAGTGTTGAGGGTGGCAAGCTGGTGATGCGCGAGTTCGACGGCGCTAATCAGTCAACGATGCTCGAGGCCAGCGAAGGGTTTGATGCGTCACTGTCGCACGACGGCGACTGGTTGTATGCTTTCCGTCGAGCCGATAACGGCACGGTGACGATGTCGCGGCTGCGAATGACGATCAAGCGCTAA
- a CDS encoding sortase has protein sequence MNPHDDQFGRRVGAPISSQPRPLTPPPRDYSGSQAAAANVIRDQINAIYGGRGTESTPHTTPVVQPRPIEQPHPEPTERTTVTPPPRTPSPHALNTAPPAAQPTQPIAASSPAHPAHITESPQPQPANKSTDKPTAAPPTTQPQPTAPAKTPTHQPQITADQWKQYHSSWQKYYQMYYERYYASHLDQKQQEFDRLVKSARDANTAAAPAMTDMLSAQSPIKRLRAQIQQTVRDKAKKVTKSRHFIPALAGVLVLLAFVFLQYNRVLFGIAAAYTTPGNVDPQNIIVNPASSAAVGPDPRLIIPKLNVDVPVIYGVNAADHNAQMKAMEKGAAHFAIAGANAVPGQVGNAVFSAHSSNDAFAAGDYKFVFAQNEKLVKDDIIYMHYQGKRYTYAVTKKEVVLPNEVSRVQIQTDKPMLTLISCVPLGTAEKRLLVFAEQISPDPSGATKSTEPVTTRSAAIPGKPSPTLLERLFGAKE, from the coding sequence ATGAATCCTCATGACGATCAGTTTGGCAGGCGAGTGGGAGCGCCAATCTCGAGTCAACCTCGTCCGCTTACGCCGCCGCCACGTGATTATTCCGGCTCGCAAGCTGCTGCCGCCAATGTTATTCGTGATCAAATCAATGCTATTTACGGCGGTCGCGGCACCGAATCAACGCCACACACCACACCGGTGGTTCAACCGCGCCCTATAGAGCAGCCACATCCAGAACCGACCGAGCGCACCACTGTCACGCCGCCACCGCGCACGCCAAGCCCGCACGCCCTGAACACCGCGCCACCGGCAGCACAACCGACCCAGCCGATTGCAGCGTCATCTCCCGCTCATCCCGCTCACATCACCGAGTCACCCCAGCCCCAACCAGCGAACAAGTCAACGGACAAGCCCACCGCCGCGCCACCAACCACACAGCCGCAACCGACCGCCCCGGCCAAAACTCCCACTCATCAGCCGCAAATCACCGCCGATCAGTGGAAGCAGTACCACAGCTCGTGGCAAAAATATTACCAGATGTACTACGAGCGCTATTATGCCTCGCACCTTGATCAAAAGCAACAGGAATTTGACCGGCTGGTCAAGTCTGCTCGCGACGCCAACACCGCTGCCGCGCCGGCCATGACCGATATGTTGTCCGCCCAAAGCCCCATCAAGCGCCTCCGTGCCCAGATCCAGCAGACCGTCCGCGACAAGGCCAAAAAAGTCACCAAGTCACGCCATTTCATCCCGGCACTGGCAGGCGTACTGGTGCTGCTAGCATTCGTCTTTTTGCAGTACAACCGCGTTCTGTTCGGTATCGCCGCCGCCTACACCACCCCGGGCAATGTTGATCCACAAAACATCATCGTTAATCCAGCAAGCAGCGCGGCTGTTGGCCCCGACCCACGGCTGATCATCCCCAAGCTCAACGTTGATGTGCCGGTCATTTATGGCGTAAACGCGGCCGACCATAACGCTCAAATGAAAGCAATGGAGAAGGGCGCTGCTCACTTTGCGATCGCTGGCGCTAACGCCGTGCCTGGCCAAGTTGGTAATGCCGTCTTCTCGGCACACTCTTCTAACGATGCCTTCGCTGCCGGTGACTATAAGTTTGTCTTTGCCCAAAACGAAAAGCTCGTCAAAGACGACATCATCTACATGCACTACCAGGGCAAGCGCTACACCTACGCCGTCACCAAAAAAGAAGTCGTCCTGCCAAACGAGGTCAGCCGTGTCCAAATTCAAACCGATAAGCCGATGCTCACTTTGATCAGCTGTGTACCGCTTGGCACCGCCGAAAAACGCCTGCTGGTCTTTGCCGAGCAAATCAGCCCCGACCCATCTGGTGCTACCAAATCGACCGAGCCAGTCACCACTCGATCCGCCGCTATCCCGGGTAAGCCATCGCCAACACTGCTTGAGCGATTATTCGGCGCCAAAGAATAA